CCGCGCCGCAGCTGACGCGGGCCGAGATCATTTGGCGCTATGAGTTCGCGCGCGGCGCGGCCATGCATGTGCTCGCCGATTCCGATCCGCAGTCGGGGCGGTTGGCGATCATGTCTCTCGGGCTGTGTAACAGCGACGATGACGATGAGGTGCTGGCCAATGTGCTGCGTTTCGTGGTGGCCGGCTTTAATGCGCCGTCGCTGAAATGATGCGCCTTGTAACGCGGTTCCACCCCAACGTTCCTCTTCACAGGGGCTGTCTCTTATACACAAACGCAGGGGGCTGGCGTTTGAGCCCCCTATGTCGGGCGCGTGCTACGACGTGGCATGAAAATGGCGGCATTGGGGCGCACGAAACTGTCTCTGAATCTGCATAAAAATGTGACTAAGAGACAGTGACAAGAGGAAGGTCGGGTGGGGGGCTAATTAAAGTATGACGAGTATAGGAGAGGCAGCGATGAGTAACGAGTTGATTACGGGGTCTTTTGTGGCAATTATTACTCCTTTCAATGAAAACGGCACGGTCGACTATGAAGCGTTTCGCGCCTTATTACATTTTCAGGAAAGTAACGGCACGTCGGCGGTATTGATCATGGGATCGACGGGAGAGGTTTCCCTGCTGTCTCCTGAAGAACGAAAAGAGATTATCCGGCGTACGGCGCAGTTCAAAACCGGCAAGATGAAAATATTTTATGGCTGCACGGGAAATAATACCGATGCCAGTATCGACTATGTGAAATATGCCCGCGAACACGATGCCGATGGGGCCATTTTGGCCGCGCCTGCCTATATTTGCGCCAGCGAAGACGACATCGAACGCTATTTTCTGGAAATCGCGGATGCCACGGATTTACCGCTGGGGATTTATAATAATCCGCCGCGGGTGAAAACCGATCTGCACTGGAACTCGCTATTACGCATTTTTAAACACCCCAATTACGTTATTCATAAGGAATCCACCACGCGCGTGGGGCAGGTGGCGCAGGTTCTGGCGGGCAACCCCGATGTCTCCGTCATGTGCTGCGATTCGCCCAATCTGGGGCTGGTGGTGCCGACCATGTCGCTGGGCGGGCACGGTACGGCGAATATGACCGGCAACATCGTCCCCGCCGAACTGGCGGAGATTTCCCGCCCCTGGCGGGAACCGGGCGATGCCGAGCGCTTTCGCGCGGCCTATCAACATCTTTTGCCGCTGCTGCACTACACCTATTCGGCCATTAACCCGGTGGCGGTGAAGTCGCTGATGCGCGCGGTCGGGCTGCCGGCGGGCAGTCTGCGTCGTCCGCTGCGCGATCTGCAAGGCGAGGCATTGCAGCGCGGCGTCGATATCGTCAGGCAGTTGGGGCTGGCTGAAAAGTATGGCTGGTCTGCTGCTTAGCCGCAAAGCAGGCGGGGGCGCAGCTTCCGCTGGCGGCCCGGTGTTGCTGCGATTCCCGCCTGCGCGGGAATGACGAGGTAAAGGGCGGAAATGACGAGGTAAAGGGCGGGAATGACAGCGATGAATTCCGCCCCGCGTCACCGATGCCGATCCAGCGTCAGCCCCTCCAAATCGATCTCGGCCGGATTGCCGGCAATCGCGTCGGCGACCAGACGTCCGACGCCCGCTGCCTGAGTCCAACCGCTGGAGCCCTGGCCGCAGGCCAGAAACAGCCCGGCGAACGGGGTCTTGCCGACGTAGCCGGGGCCGTCCGGCGTCATCGGGCGCAGGCCGCACCACGGCTGGATGTTGTGATAGTTTCCGGCGTTGGGGAACAGCGCTTGGGCGGTAGCCGCGACGAAGGCGCAGGATTTGTCATCCGGCAGGGTGGCGTAATCGTCCACTGCGGCGATACCGGCCACCCGCAGCCGGTTGCCGAGCCGGGTGATCATCACCTTGCGGGATTCGAACATCACCGACGAGCGGGGAGCAGCGGCGGAATCATCGATATCCAGCGTGACGGAATAGCCTTTAACCGGATAGATCGGCA
This window of the Brenneria goodwinii genome carries:
- a CDS encoding 4-hydroxy-tetrahydrodipicolinate synthase family protein, whose product is MSNELITGSFVAIITPFNENGTVDYEAFRALLHFQESNGTSAVLIMGSTGEVSLLSPEERKEIIRRTAQFKTGKMKIFYGCTGNNTDASIDYVKYAREHDADGAILAAPAYICASEDDIERYFLEIADATDLPLGIYNNPPRVKTDLHWNSLLRIFKHPNYVIHKESTTRVGQVAQVLAGNPDVSVMCCDSPNLGLVVPTMSLGGHGTANMTGNIVPAELAEISRPWREPGDAERFRAAYQHLLPLLHYTYSAINPVAVKSLMRAVGLPAGSLRRPLRDLQGEALQRGVDIVRQLGLAEKYGWSAA